The DNA region CTAAGAGTCTTACACATCATGTCTGGTTGGGACTCTgggagtgtgagtgagtgttctGTGCGTCCTCTGATGGGACGGTTATATTCCTGCCTCTTGCCTAGTAAAGAGTTCTTTTCTAATGTTTCGCACCTTTGGTTGGTAAACGAGACAACTACTCATGTCGTACAGAAGTATTTGGTccttttggaaaatgaaatgtaGCTACTTTCATTCTGCCGCTGACATATATCACATAATTTGTGGGAACATGCTGAAGAGATCTGTGaagtagcacacacacacacacacacacacacgcacatccaCAGTGTGCTGTAATAGCAATCGACATTGCTACTCTCCCACGCaagcagaaagagagaaggggTGATACTGAATCACTACCTTAaattgtgtatgtatgtgtgcgtgtgtgcgtgtgtgtaagagagagagagagagagatgcagtgTTTGCATGGTTGTAGGTGAGTGTGGGTAGAGAGCGAGATTGGAAAAATATAAGAGAGAATAAGAGCTTTTTCCATGAAGAAGGTCACAttggccccacacacacacacacacacacacacacacacacacacacacacacacttcagagaGTTTGGCACCAGTTCCTGTAACTGTTAGCAGACATCCTAATCCGAGCTCTGACTGTATATTTCCAACTTGTTGTTTTACAGAGGAGGTCATGCTCGCAGAGGAGAATAAAAACTCTGGCTGTAAGTTAAGATCACACCCGTCTGACACACGTCTACATCCCATAACCAGGATCAGTTTCAATATGCCTTAATTATAGCAAATACTCCGCCTCAGCGGATGAGTGTTTTCCTCACCTGTACATGGAGATCCTGTTCTTGTCAACACTGTAAACACCTCTACATGCGCTGTACAGTTTGAAGGCTGCaggtaaccatagcaacagcagcaatgcTGGTTTTACAAGTTCATTGGTGAAGGGAATCTTATTTTATGCAGCTCATTATGTGAGATGATCAACAAATCATACTTCTAACACATATTATGATGCTGatgattgttgtttttattattatgttgcTATTGCGTCGTCATTATACCGATTTTTCTTTAGTCTGCATGAAATCAAACTGCAGAAACTGGAGAAATAAATCCAACAttaggagcagcagctctgttgaATACGTCCCCTCATAAAGGCAGCTGGTGATGTTGGCCACCTGAAGTCTTTGTGGATCCTTTTCAGTGCTGAAGAGGGCGAGCAAGAAGACTGGCGCCCGGAGAGGAGCGCCAGGCAACGAGAAGTTCACCGACACGTCTACAGCCAGTGAGTCCAGAGCCTTTTACATTTTCGGGTCTTTTCCCTCTTCCGCCTTCAACCTTCCTCCCGTCCTGCCCGTCCCAGGCATGTCCCGATCCAGAATGAACTTCCGCAGCGGGCGCCGTGGCCCCGCCGCCTACCTGCGGCGCAAAGAGCGCATGTTACGGATCTCCATCCGCCGCATGGTGAAGACAGACACCTTCTACCTGATGGTGCTCAGTCTGGTTGCCCTCAACACCATCTGCGTGGCCATCGTCCACCACAACCAGCCCGACTGGCTGACCATCTTCCTGTGTGGGTTTTCCGGTTGATTCCTCGGGTGCTCTCGCTCACGTCGTGACCATCGCCACCGGTTTAACTCTGTCGTCCTCTCCTTCAGACTATGCAGAGTTTGTGTTCCTGGGTTTGTTTCTGGCTGAGATGTTTTTGAAGATCTACGGCCTGGGGTTTCGCCTCTATTTCCACTCTTCCTTCAACTGCTTTGACTGTGGGGTAAGGACCTCcttcaaagatcaaagatcaaagatcgCTACGGACATCCCATGAGCGAAGCTGCTTCACTGCTCTCGGTCTTTAATCCCAGGTTCTTTAATGACAGGAACGTCCTCAGGTTTCGTGGAGTTTAGCTTGTTTGGCTTGTTTGTAGGTCATTGTTGGGAGCATCTTTGAGGTGGTCTGGGGTTTCTTCAGGCCTGGCATATCGTTTGGGATCAGCGTTCTGAGGGCGCTGAGACTTCTCAGAATCTTCAAGATCACCAAGTGAGTTCGGGTTACACGGGGAACGGCGTCTCGTACGGTCGGCTGTCTCTGTGCTGATCTGGTTTCCTCTTGCCAGATACTGGGCCTCTCTCAGGAACCTGGTCGTGTCTCTCATGAGCTCCATGAAGTCCATCATCAGccttctgttcctcctcttcctcttcaccgtGGTCTTCGCCCTGTTGGGGATGCAGCTTTTCGGTGGACGGTGAGTACAGACACCCAGACGTCCACGCGTCCTCTCGTCCAAACATCTGATCTCGCTGCGGTTTTGAAACGGAGACGAAAATGAGATGCGGGGATGTAAATAGCTctgcgtcctcctcctgctcttcctccatgGTCACATCTGACCCTGCTTTCGATCTGTCTTCCCTCTAGGTTCATCTTTGAAGATTACACTCCCACCAACTTTGACACTTTTCCAGCTGCCATCATGACAGTGTTTCAGGTTTGGCTCCCACagattcacccccccccccccctccttctgccTGCTCTACATGACACATTGCACCCTGGGATACATCTCACCCCAGGCGCAGATTAAACAACTCTGCTCACTCGctctccacccccccgccccataCCGCCTCTGTTATCGTCCCACACATCCTCGCACACATATGTGCACATGAATATCAGACGAGTGAAATGTGAGCAAATCCGCATCCGCTCTGCTCCACGACCAGCGGCTCTGCGAAACGGCGTTTTCGCCGTAATTCCAGATGCCGCTGCCGCTTTTTGCGCGACATATCCTCAGATGGCTTTTGGCAAATGTTCGCTTTAATCAAGCACGATGAAAATAACGGCCCCGCGACACGTTGCGCGCGGTCTCCTGCAGATCTTGACGGGCGAGGACTGGAACGAGGTGATGTATGATGGGATTCGCTCCCAGGGCGGGGTCCAGTACGGCATGTGGTCGTCGATATACTTCATAGTGCTGACCCTGTTTGGAAACTGTATCCTTTTGAGCGCCGAGGGGTTTAAAATCGGTGCATAAATGTTCAGATATTCAATATGTAGTTCAGAAATGATTCCAACCTCAGTGTAAAAAcgggttttttttagaatcaAGTTGTTTGACAGTGTTATAGATATTTAGCGGGATGCCTGAAGGTCAGCTTGGCGTGTTTGTTCTGAACCGACTGACGACAGACACGCTGCTGAACGTCTTCTTGGCCATCGCCGTGGATAATCTGGCCAATGCACAAGAACTGACAAAGGTGCGTCTGTACTGATTTCAGAACCAGGTCTGCCGTTTGATACCTGTTCATTTAGTGTCGTTTATGTTTCCatcaggacgaagaggaggaagaggagttctTTAACCAGAGATATGCCAGAGGCAGGGATGGCCTGATATCCGAGTAAGTTCAGATCCAGCACACGGCAACACAATGTTCTAGGATGAGACGTCTAGAAGGTTCTTCAGTAATCGTGACTGTTTCTCAGATCAGATCTCATTGTGACAAATGCAGATGTGACGAGCTACAGCGGAGGTCCCCTCCTGCTCAAATAGAGGAAGGTTGAATACTAAGAATATTTCCACACACGGCCTCCCTGAGAACATGTTCCTTCAGCTGCGTGGTGACTGTTGGGAGGGCACGTCTGTGTCTCACCAAGGCATCGATGACATAAGCACGACCCCTCGCAGACGGACGCTGCAGCTCTCCTGAAACTATAATCACCCAGTCGCCGTTGTCCTGTTATTATCACGGCCCGAGACTTCTGTGtctctcatttcctgctcctcGTGCCGACCTGGTAGCTCTCTAATGATCCAGTAAGCCATGCAGAGAGcagaaggtcttcagagggaaTATCTCCATTCATCACTCTGATGGGAGAAGGCCTCTTTTGGAGCGTATCAGGATTTGACTGGCCACAGCAGTGCTGTAGCACTGGAACTTTATACTGGATAGACCTGGTCCTGAAGCCCCTATAGGTGAACAGGTTTAATATGTTCACAGATCCTGCTAAGCTTACATTAACACATTTAACAAGGTGTTTGGAATCAGCGTTGGATTCAGAAAGAACCGgacttattttattttctggACGCTATTTTTCCTCTCACCTTGCAAGCTTCGGTTCTTAGGAAGGTAACTCAATGTGCGTGGTTTCACCTTGGAGGTGACCTGGAATCACTGACCCACCCAGCTCATCTCGCATGTTCGGAACAATGAGGTTTTCCGCAGTGTGAATCAGGAACAGAAGGTTCCTCCTTAAACAAGGAAGCTTCGCATCCTAAAGCTAAGACGGACGAGCTGAGATGAGCTGGTTTTTCCCTGAGGCCACAAACTCCCTGGTGCCCCCCCTCCTTTATCCAGTTTTCCATCAGCAAGAGGGTCCCCCCCCATACGAGCCTGGTGCCGCACACGGTTTCTTCTGGGTTCCTATAAAGCGCCTAGAGACCGATTGAATCCCAACAGACACTATATATTGACCTGTAATCGCTCCTGAATGTCGACCCTGAATGTATCATTTACTCGTCACATATTTGAATGTTAGTCCTGTATGTGTTGCACCTCGTGGCCGTGGATCTTGATGTGGGCCCATCACACCGTCCCGTTTCTATGACTGTTAGGCGACATCGACCAAAGTATCTGGAGGAAGTGGGGGATAATATTTACCTGCATTTTCATATCTTGTGCTTTGTCACAGCAGATGTTCTGTGTACGTTGTAAAACACTAATGTCTTGTTTTCAAATCATCACTCATTGATCACACGGACAACAAGAGTCTGAACATCAGTAAGTATGACTGTATGTATCTCCCTCAGAGAATGTCTTCCTGGAGTGGTTTTTCAACACAGCTACTGAGAATGTTTCTGAATGTTATGCTATTGGTTCGGAAACCCTGCACCTTACTTTTCTTTGTTGtggtggtttttgtttttctctctttttttgttggtttggaccctcctcctcctcctctcaggtaTCTTTAGTTGTTTTCAGTTGTTGGATGCTTGGATGCGTTTTAATTCACAGAAaagttttatttccttcttttccttgcAACTCTAAAATCGTCCTGGACGTTATTTTATGTTTTGGTGGTTTTTAATCTAAGTTGACCCCCTTGATTACCCTTTACAACTCTGAGATTGTTGCTGCCCTCACCTGAGTGGAGTTTGTTGTGGTCCTCAGTGGGAGGAGAAGACCCTACCTGTACAGGAAACGGGCGATCCACCGAGGCCGGCCAACCTTTCCAGATGAGCAAGAGGCACCCCCGGACGAGCCACCCCTCAGGGGCCCCAGCACCTTCGCTAACCGGCGTGAGAGGAGGCGGAAGGTCAACATGTCGGTGTGGGAGCAGAGGGCCAACCAGCTGCGCAAACGACGCCAGATGGCGAGCAGAGAAGAGCTGTTTGCAAGTCCCACAGAGGACACCGCTGAAACTCCAAGCGCCACCCACCACGCTACCACCCTGTCTCCAGGGGCCAGTCCGGCTCATTTGCCCGAGTCGCCAATGTCCGTGGGAATGCCCCTCCCCGAACCACCGATGTCCATCTCCATCCCCATCCCGGAGCCTCCGGAGGCCGAGCCCCTCGTCAATCTGGGTGAAGAGAAATCGGGAGTGAACCACCGGACCACcggtggggggggacacaggATCGCCCGTAAATTCAGACCCAACCAAGGCCCGGAGGAGGGGGCGCGCCACAGACGCCACCGGCACCGCGAAGCACGGCCTGAAGCAAAGAGCCTGGACTTCGCCCAGACGCCCCAGGAGGTGCAGCAAATGAGAAGGTCACTCAGCCAGGAGAAGAGAGTGCTGGacgagagagaagagaaggaagaaagagaggagagagagaaactggAGGGCGAGGAAGCCCAGGACGACTGCGGAACCTGCATCGCCAATCCATACGCAGAAGTCGGAGAGGACTGTAGCAGGTGAGTTATCAGGGTTTCCCTCAAAAAGGTCCCTTTTGCTGAATAACACTTCTTCTTCACTGGTTTCAACAAAGTTAAGAGGATATTGGCAGAGTGATTAGTAGAGTGAGGCTACGGCACCGTTCAGCCGTCCGACCGTTTCTTCTCATTGTCCTTTCCTGCTAAAGTGCCCACCTGAATGGTGCCTCCATTAGGAGCGCTGTTACGCAAGAGCTGAGAGCTTTTAACACATGTATCTGCTCAGCGTATGAGTTGCTACTGTATATCTCTTTTCCAGGATATCCATCCCGGGCGCTGACATTCCTGAGCCCCCCCAGTGTGATCCGCTGCTGGACTGTACCTGGTCTGAGCAGGATGGCAGCGCTCATGACCCCTCTTCCCAAAGCATCCCCGTGGAGCCCGCATTAGAGGCCACAGAGTTCAACATGAGGGCTCTGGAGTCCGAGAGCAGCAAAGCCTCCATCAAACGGCACGCGTCCAACCAGGAGGGCGGCGTCGCCATTGAAATGACCACCCAGCCCCTGCTGGAGCTGGCGCCCATGTCAGGTAGCATCACGGCCTCTCGGCACGTGCGCGGTCGCCTTGCATCAGCATCACAGGCCCTCATTGTGTTTCAGTGAACACAAATGAGCTGGAGGCGTACGACCCTGAAAAGGAGGAGGACACCGAAGAGGAGGAACCCTGCACCCCTCCCAAGCGCGCGGCTCCAGCTCCAGACAGCATGTTCATCTTCAAGGCCTCCAACCCGTAAGATGCTCCCACCATGTTTCGTTCCAACGCTCAGTTGTCGCATCCTCTTTTGCGTGTGCGTCTGCAGAATCAGGAGGATTTGTCACTACATTGTCACCATGCGCTACTTTGAGATGACCATCCTGCTGGTGATCGTGGCGAGCAGCATCGCCCTGGCTGCCGAGGACCCCGTGTGTACCAACTCAGACAGAAACAAGGtgagatttaaataaaaaacaaggaTAATCTTCCCCTGTTCATCCAATAAAATCTGTGAGAAGAACTATTTTTAACAGCTCTTCCTGTTCTCCAGGTCCTGCGCTATTTTGATTATGTCTTCACTGGAGTGTTCACCTTTGAAATGATCATCAAGGTGCGTGACTTTAAAACTTCCGTAAAGAGTTTGACCTAACCCAGGTGAATTCAGGGACCCGTGGATTGAATGTGTGGGCGCTTGTTTGCCCCCCCCAGATGATCGACCAGGGTCTCATTCTTCACGACGGCTCCTATTTCCGAGACATGTGGAACCTCCTGGATTTCATCGTGGTGGTGGGAGCTCTGATTGCCTTCGCTCTAACGTGAGTCACGAGAAGTCGCTCGCTGGTGACTAACGCTGAGTCATTGCAGCAACTTGTTTTCCCAACATGCAGTATTGTTAGCGAAGACCTTCACTGCAggcagctcctgcagccgccCGACAGGAACGGCTCATGCGACTGTCATGACTGAGGCCGACAAAGATCCTCTATGGAGCGTGTTGCCCCACGGAGGACTGTAGTCTCTGTTAATTTCTCTGTTGTGAATATAGCTGTTATCTCactgtgtgtttctctttatGCCGCCGCTTCTTTTCTCTGTTGTTCCTGTGGATTTTGTCACTGTTGGGGCTTTCCAGGAATGTGATGGGGTAAAACTTTCAGCCACACTCGGTGTAAATGTCTCCCATaggttttcttcatttcttttttctccactttgtgtgTCCGGTGTTATTCtgcttttgttgtgtgtgtgtgtgtgtgtgtgtgtgtgtaaaaaaaaaaaagtgtcaccAAAAGGACGCCCAACAGGTGATCTTTGATAAACAAAGGACACAAAATCTTCAGAATAtgtattaacatttttaactttttaaattttagtgCTGATTTATCGACCCCAACAACCTCTGTGatggaaaatgtaattttgtCCCTTAAGAGCCACCATAGTGTGTCCTGTGCTCTTATAAAAGGGACACATTCACTTTTTGCCGTCTGTTTTCCCGCCACCAACTTTCCTGTACATGTATACAGGTGTGTTATCCTCATTTTATCTCACCTGCTGGGCGCCGCACTATTTGTGTTTTGTTCACATTTATACTTTAAGTTTCCCTTTCTCACTGTTTTAACCCCGTCCGTGTTGTCTGTGAAAGTGATTTTGTTTGCACGTGCAACTGTCTAACTGCGTCTCAACGtccacagaaacaacaaaggtCGAGACATCAAGACAATCAAGTCTCTCAGAGTTCTGAGAGTTCTACGGCCTCTTAAAACCATCAAGAGGCTTCCTAAGCTCAAGGTGCCCTCAGACTCTCCTGGCTTGTGTTTGATATCTGGCTTTTTCGATCCTTTTCTGACAGCTTTGCTCCTCATCTGTCGTCTCTACAGGCGGTTTTCGACTGCGTGGTCACGTCTTTAAAGAACGTCTTCAACATCCTCATCGTGTACCAGCTCTTCATGTTCATCTTTGCCGTCATCGCCGTGCAGCTCTTCAAGGGGAAGTTCTTCTACTGCACCGACGGCTCCATGAAGTCAGAGAAGGAATGCCAGTGAGTCCCCCCGGGCCAAGCAGATACAAGACACAAATAATAACGATAAACAGTTTCGATTTTAAAAACGGTGCGATACGGCTCTTGTGTCCCTCAGAGGCTTCTACATTGACTACACCAGAGACaagaaggaggtgaagaggagggagtGGCGGAGACACGAGTTTCACTATGACAACGTGGGCTGGGCTCTCCTCACCCTCTTCACCATCTCCACGGGAGAGGGGTGGCCTCAGTGAGCGTCGTCCCTGATCCTCCGCTCTGGATCACCTCAGCCCGTTTTGACCCGACTCCTGTCTCCCGCCAGGGTCCTGCAGCACTCCACCGACGTCACGGAGGAGGACATGGGCCCGAGTCGAGGGAACCGGATGGAGATGTCCGCTTTCTACGTGGTGTATTTCGTGGTCTTCCCCTTCTTTTTCGTCAACATCTTCGTGGCGTTGATCATCATCACGTTCCAGGAGCAGGGCGACAAGATGATCCACGAGTGCAGTCTGGAGAAGAACGAGGTGCGGAGCTGTTCATCACGAGCGCGGTCCGATGGGTAAAGATCGCCaacctctctttctctccaccagAGGGCTTGCATCGACTTCACCATCAGCGCCAAACCCATGACGCGCTACATGCCCCAAAACAGACAAACCCTCCAGTACAGGCTGTGGCACTTCGTGGCGTCGCCCTCCTTCGAGTACACGGTGCTCGTCATGATCGCTCTCAACACGGTGGTCCTCATGATGAAGGTAAAGATCACTGACCTCTAAATGACGGCGCCAGCCGCGGATGGTGACGCTGTCGTCTCGCGCTTCAGTACTATTCAGCACCGACGGCGTACGACACCGTCCTGAAACACCTGAACACGGCCTTCACGGTCCTCTTCTCCTTGGAGTGCATCCTGAAGATCCTGGCGTTCGGCCTCGTGGGGAGTATCAAACGCGTCGCCTGATTTCGGCGGTCCGTCTCCGATAAACGATTCCATGTTTTTGCTTTCACACCTACAGAACTACTTTCGAGACACTTGGAATATCTtcgatttcatcactgttcttgGCAGCATCAGCGAGATAATCGTGGATTTACAGGTGAGCGGCTGCCAAGGCGCCGTGACCCAAagtgaaaggaaaaacaaaggcgtgtttgtgttgccgtggctgcctccacacacaACTAAAGCCATGCGAAGATGTTCTCCATCTGTCTTTAACATCCcatctctcttctgtctgcccCTCCTTCCCAGTCGGTGAACACCATCAACATGAGTTTCCTGAAGCTCTTCCGAACAGCCAGGTTGATCAAGCTGCTGCGGCAGGGCTACACCATCCGCATCCTGCTGTGGACCTTTGTGCAGTCCTTCAaggtctcctctctcctccttttgaGCCTCTCAAATAAAACCTATTTCATCTCAAAACAAGATGTTTGGGCGTAATGGTGAGTTTTATTGTTgctttcttctcctgcaggcTCTTCCTTATGTCTGCCTCCTGATCGCCATGCTTTTCTTCATATTCGCCATCATTGGAATGCAGGTGAGCACCTAAACCAGGCGGAGATGAATGGAGTTCTGAAAAAGGGTCACATTTAAGGGAACCTGCttgttttctgcaggtgtttgggaACATCAAGCTGGATGACGAGAGTCACATCAATCAGCACAACAACTTTAAGACGTTTTTCAGCGCGCTGATGCTTCTCTTCAGGTGCGATTATCAAAGCATCATCTAGACTCTTTTTATTCCCCCGTGTGGATGTCAGCCATGTGATTGTCCGTGTCTGAACGACCAGGAGTGCCACGGGAGAGTCCTGGCAGGAGATTATGCTTTCATGTCTGTCGGGTCAGGAGTGCGAGCCGGACCCCTCCATCGCTCCCCTCACCTTGTCTCCGGACCACGAGGGAGGCTGCGGCACTGACTTTGCTTACTGCTACTTTGTCTCATTCATCTTCTTAAGCTCCTTTCTGGTcaggaacaaaagaaaatgacctttgcTCTTGTATATTTGTCAGTCTGCCACACAACTATGCTTCTCATGTCTCTGATTCAGATGCTCAACCTGTTTGTGGCTGTGATCATGGACAACTTTGAGTATCTGACCCGAGACTCCTCAATTCTGGGTCCCCATCACCTGGACGAGTTTGTTCGCATCTGGGGAGAGTATGACCGTCTGGCATGGTGAGCTCTGAACACTCTCTTCCTACCTGAAGGTTGAGTCCCTGCTGTGACCGGATTcatccagcagggggccctCAAAGGCTGTCATACACGCGGACGCATTTGTTCAAGTTTACCACTTAACTATCACACACTGAGTCCTTTTTTAAAAGGGAAACTTGAGTTTATGTTGCTTTTCACGAAGCTCTTCTCATGCTGTTCTTCTGTGCTCACCCTCCCAcactcttcatccctctctggCCTCTAAAGCGGTCGTATCCACTACACGGCCATGTATGAGATGTTAACACACATGTCTCCACCCCTGGGCCTGGGAAAGAAATGTCCGGCTAAAATCGCTTATAAGGTATTGGATGATATTGTAGCTGCATGAATGTGTGAACAAACACTCAAGTAGAAAGATTAGGATGGTAATTGTAATTGAAATCCTTGTGCTGCATGAATGATTGCTTTCTGTGATCAGAGGTTGGTGTTGATGAACATGCCTGTGGACGAGGACATGACCGTCCACTTCACCTCCACTCTGATGTCCCTCATCCGCACAGCTTTGGACATCAAAATAGCT from Takifugu flavidus isolate HTHZ2018 chromosome 15, ASM371156v2, whole genome shotgun sequence includes:
- the LOC130538527 gene encoding voltage-dependent R-type calcium channel subunit alpha-1E-like isoform X3; this translates as MARFGDEPALGTVESGDGDAEGGGDAQDAAGLTASMKQAKAQRARTMALYNPVPHRQNCLTVNRSLFIFAEDNIIRKYARRIIEWPPFEYMILATITANCVVLALEQHLPGEDKTPMAKRLEKTEPYFIGIFCFEAGIKLVALGFVFHKGSYLRNGWNVMDFIVVLSGILATAGAHMNIPVDLRTLRAVRVLRPLKLVSGIPSLQIVLKSIMKAMIPLLQIGLLLFFAILMFAIIGLEFYSGKLHQTCLPSDDIQDNETVDSSELAFACGVRKCPEKYECRDTWIGPNDGITQFDNILFAVLTVFQCITMEGWTAVLYNTNDALGTTWNWMYFIPLIIIGSFFVLNLVLGVLSGEFAKERERVENRRAFMKLRRQQQVERELNGYRAWIDRAEEVMLAEENKNSGLLKRASKKTGARRGAPGNEKFTDTSTASMSRSRMNFRSGRRGPAAYLRRKERMLRISIRRMVKTDTFYLMVLSLVALNTICVAIVHHNQPDWLTIFLYYAEFVFLGLFLAEMFLKIYGLGFRLYFHSSFNCFDCGVIVGSIFEVVWGFFRPGISFGISVLRALRLLRIFKITKYWASLRNLVVSLMSSMKSIISLLFLLFLFTVVFALLGMQLFGGRFIFEDYTPTNFDTFPAAIMTVFQILTGEDWNEVMYDGIRSQGGVQYGMWSSIYFIVLTLFGNYTLLNVFLAIAVDNLANAQELTKDEEEEEEFFNQRYARGRDGLISDGRRRPYLYRKRAIHRGRPTFPDEQEAPPDEPPLRGPSTFANRRERRRKVNMSVWEQRANQLRKRRQMASREELFASPTEDTAETPSATHHATTLSPGASPAHLPESPMSVGMPLPEPPMSISIPIPEPPEAEPLVNLGEEKSGVNHRTTGGGGHRIARKFRPNQGPEEGARHRRHRHREARPEAKSLDFAQTPQEVQQMRRSLSQEKRVLDEREEKEEREEREKLEGEEAQDDCGTCIANPYAEVGEDCSRISIPGADIPEPPQCDPLLDCTWSEQDGSAHDPSSQSIPVEPALEATEFNMRALESESSKASIKRHASNQEGGVAIEMTTQPLLELAPMSVNTNELEAYDPEKEEDTEEEEPCTPPKRAAPAPDSMFIFKASNPIRRICHYIVTMRYFEMTILLVIVASSIALAAEDPVCTNSDRNKVLRYFDYVFTGVFTFEMIIKMIDQGLILHDGSYFRDMWNLLDFIVVVGALIAFALTNNKGRDIKTIKSLRVLRVLRPLKTIKRLPKLKAVFDCVVTSLKNVFNILIVYQLFMFIFAVIAVQLFKGKFFYCTDGSMKSEKECQGFYIDYTRDKKEVKRREWRRHEFHYDNVGWALLTLFTISTGEGWPQVLQHSTDVTEEDMGPSRGNRMEMSAFYVVYFVVFPFFFVNIFVALIIITFQEQGDKMIHECSLEKNERACIDFTISAKPMTRYMPQNRQTLQYRLWHFVASPSFEYTVLVMIALNTVVLMMKYYSAPTAYDTVLKHLNTAFTVLFSLECILKILAFGLVNYFRDTWNIFDFITVLGSISEIIVDLQSVNTINMSFLKLFRTARLIKLLRQGYTIRILLWTFVQSFKALPYVCLLIAMLFFIFAIIGMQVFGNIKLDDESHINQHNNFKTFFSALMLLFRSATGESWQEIMLSCLSGQECEPDPSIAPLTLSPDHEGGCGTDFAYCYFVSFIFLSSFLMLNLFVAVIMDNFEYLTRDSSILGPHHLDEFVRIWGEYDRLACGRIHYTAMYEMLTHMSPPLGLGKKCPAKIAYKRLVLMNMPVDEDMTVHFTSTLMSLIRTALDIKIARGGEDRIGLDSELQKEISIIWPYLPQKTLDLLVPINKDTDMTVGKIYASMMIMDYFKQSKAKKLRQQLEAQKSNLMFKRLDAAALPEDILSNTQTLSTMAHTAGSALTRGGFVALSPISPQELFLQPISSDVDSGQEKNLVGECSRGVESPLELPLGRGLCLRASSLPRLAVETQTEVASGSMKRSVSTIADQRVNGLWEEEKSPERFYRPRHKSYKAAVSRSEHWQQGDRERGRSKERCHLLSPDGSRCNSEERSLQPSRSSSAERANPADKQGNSSDSPVPSTSESSTPSGRRPSSHTPTHSRPHISYSPLVCHTHPSLGEDEEEAQESVAAERETLRHPSPPRRYPSEPFLASQEDDHSPDPSGPMETLTFEAAVACSLGRSNTISSARPRSRTGWQVPNGHFRKRLAQTVSVAGCDTLSDTEEDDRC